The Halomicronema hongdechloris C2206 genome includes a window with the following:
- a CDS encoding AI-2E family transporter: protein MANRESGEQRLTLSVSSLLVVLLAVPLLLLVWQLRSLILLLLISVVLASSIAPVVDLAERYRVPRWLGVVLVYLTMLFLAVGAILLIGPTIFEQIQRLLRQIPVSLKNVYDGAEAWVLSFNENRPELASDLLNQFLDIQGLTRWVIRSSQQLLLRSYGLTTGILGGVLSLILALFLSGYMLADSRTLIRNFLRLLPQPWDERLAAQVTPVSNRIGSYIRGRLLVSAILAVVITIVLSFIGLSEFALGLGAIAGVTNLIPFLGPILGAIPALAVAVSQGGWTVLWVLVLYVIIQNLETYVLDPLLVGSSVGVHPLYQLLAVIGGTQVLGIIGALIVPPWIAGGAVLLENLYLRPKLMAERRRGKQLRSASSTNESPLEPDTPIKSVVGGT, encoded by the coding sequence ATGGCCAACCGTGAGTCTGGTGAGCAGCGCCTCACGCTATCAGTGAGTAGTTTGTTGGTAGTGCTGTTGGCAGTGCCGCTGCTGCTGCTGGTGTGGCAACTGCGCAGTTTAATCCTATTGCTGCTGATTTCGGTGGTATTGGCCTCATCCATTGCCCCGGTGGTGGATTTGGCGGAGCGCTATCGCGTTCCCCGTTGGTTGGGGGTGGTGCTGGTCTATCTGACCATGCTGTTCCTGGCCGTGGGGGCGATTTTGCTGATTGGTCCCACCATCTTCGAGCAGATTCAACGGCTGCTGCGGCAGATTCCAGTCTCCCTGAAGAATGTCTACGATGGGGCCGAGGCCTGGGTGTTGAGCTTCAACGAAAATCGCCCAGAACTAGCCAGTGATCTACTCAATCAATTTCTCGATATCCAGGGGCTCACCCGCTGGGTGATTCGCTCCAGCCAGCAACTGTTGCTGCGCTCCTATGGCCTCACCACCGGCATCTTAGGCGGAGTCCTGAGTCTGATTTTAGCCCTGTTTTTGTCGGGTTATATGCTGGCCGACAGTCGCACCCTGATTCGCAATTTCCTACGCCTACTGCCCCAGCCCTGGGATGAGCGCCTAGCAGCCCAGGTAACCCCAGTGAGCAATCGCATTGGTAGTTACATCCGCGGTCGACTCCTGGTATCTGCCATCTTGGCCGTCGTCATTACCATTGTCCTCAGCTTCATCGGCCTGTCTGAGTTTGCCCTGGGTCTCGGTGCGATCGCAGGCGTCACCAATCTAATTCCCTTTCTGGGTCCCATTCTCGGGGCGATTCCGGCCCTGGCCGTCGCCGTCTCCCAAGGGGGCTGGACGGTGCTGTGGGTGCTGGTACTCTATGTCATCATCCAAAATCTAGAGACCTACGTCCTCGATCCCCTACTGGTGGGCTCCTCGGTCGGGGTGCACCCCCTCTATCAGTTACTGGCCGTCATCGGCGGCACCCAAGTCCTAGGCATCATCGGCGCCCTGATCGTGCCGCCCTGGATCGCCGGTGGAGCCGTATTGCTGGAAAACCTCTACCTGCGCCCCAAGCTGATGGCCGAACGCCGCCGGGGCAAGCAGTTGCGATCGGCCTCCTCGACCAACGAGAGTCCCCTGGAACCCGACACCCCGATCAAATCCGTCGTCGGTGGCACCTAG
- a CDS encoding glycosyltransferase family 2 protein, producing the protein MVFISVVIPTYNRQPILEKCLRAMEQQQFPDPTPVAGYEIIVVDDGSTDGTVAWLTAETAQFPHVRLVQQDHQGPAAARNLGVHRAQGDYIVFIDSDLVVLPDFLQCHAATLVEGQARLGQRVFTYGRVINTCNFDDPTSEPYKVTDFSQAYFATGNVAIAKHWLLQAGLFDTQFTLYGWEDLELGVRLKQLGLTLIKCPDAVGYHWHPPFSLAQVPKLIDQEIQRGRMGVLFYQKHPTWDVRLMIQMTWLHRVLWGVLTLGGQLNEKTLAPLLQWLIDRGKPQLALEVARIFLNWYNVQGVYAAYAEQQRG; encoded by the coding sequence ATCGTGTTTATCAGCGTCGTCATTCCCACCTACAATCGCCAGCCCATCCTAGAGAAGTGCCTGCGGGCCATGGAGCAGCAGCAGTTTCCAGATCCAACCCCGGTGGCTGGCTACGAGATCATCGTGGTGGATGATGGCTCTACCGACGGCACCGTCGCCTGGCTCACCGCCGAGACGGCCCAGTTTCCCCATGTCCGGCTGGTACAGCAAGATCACCAGGGACCCGCCGCTGCCCGCAACCTGGGGGTCCATCGGGCCCAGGGCGACTACATCGTCTTCATCGACAGTGACCTGGTGGTGCTGCCCGATTTCCTCCAGTGCCATGCCGCCACCCTAGTCGAGGGTCAGGCCCGGTTGGGGCAGCGGGTCTTCACCTATGGCCGCGTCATCAATACCTGCAACTTCGACGACCCCACCTCAGAACCCTATAAAGTCACCGACTTTTCCCAGGCCTACTTCGCCACCGGCAACGTGGCCATTGCCAAGCACTGGTTATTGCAAGCAGGGCTCTTCGACACCCAATTCACCCTCTACGGCTGGGAAGATTTGGAATTGGGAGTGCGCCTGAAACAACTAGGCCTCACCTTGATTAAATGTCCCGACGCCGTCGGCTACCATTGGCATCCGCCCTTCTCCCTAGCCCAGGTGCCCAAGCTCATCGACCAAGAAATCCAACGGGGCCGCATGGGGGTGTTGTTCTACCAAAAACATCCCACCTGGGATGTAAGGCTGATGATTCAAATGACCTGGCTGCACCGGGTGCTCTGGGGCGTGTTGACCCTGGGGGGACAGCTGAATGAGAAAACCCTGGCCCCCCTGCTGCAGTGGTTGATCGACCGGGGTAAGCCTCAATTGGCCCTGGAAGTGGCCCGCATCTTCCTCAACTGGTACAACGTTCAGGGGGTCTATGCCGCCTATGCGGAACAGCAACGGGGCTAG
- a CDS encoding Uma2 family endonuclease, with product MVHSPIAPQILYPDSDGNPMADNTIQYRWIVRLVTNLKRLLKDQTAFVAGDLLWYPIPVETPPAPAQAPDVMVVLGRPDGDRGSYKQWEEDNIAPQVVFEILSPNNSAREMLAKQAFYGKYGVLEMFFYDPDSFDFWGLVRTTPEQGFAPILPLNFPWTSPTLGIRFDLSDQGLAVYYPNGTPFQDPEAVIEERDRAQQERDRAQQERDRAFAKLRELGIDPSQL from the coding sequence ATGGTTCATAGTCCCATCGCTCCCCAAATTCTCTATCCGGACTCAGACGGTAACCCCATGGCTGACAACACAATCCAATATCGCTGGATTGTCCGTCTGGTCACCAATCTTAAGCGGTTACTCAAAGACCAAACCGCCTTCGTGGCAGGAGATCTACTGTGGTATCCCATTCCGGTCGAGACACCGCCGGCTCCGGCTCAGGCGCCTGATGTCATGGTGGTGTTAGGCCGCCCTGACGGTGACCGGGGCAGTTATAAACAATGGGAAGAAGACAATATTGCGCCGCAGGTGGTCTTTGAAATTCTGTCGCCCAACAATAGTGCTCGGGAAATGCTGGCTAAACAGGCCTTCTATGGAAAGTACGGTGTGTTGGAAATGTTCTTCTATGACCCAGACTCCTTTGACTTCTGGGGACTGGTGCGCACCACTCCAGAGCAGGGGTTTGCGCCCATTCTGCCGCTCAATTTTCCCTGGACCTCTCCCACCTTAGGCATTCGCTTCGATCTATCCGACCAGGGTTTAGCGGTCTACTATCCAAACGGGACCCCCTTCCAGGATCCGGAAGCGGTTATCGAGGAGCGTGATCGGGCTCAGCAAGAACGCGATCGGGCTCAGCAAGAACGCGATCGCGCCTTTGCCAAACTCCGGGAACTCGGTATCGATCCCAGTCAACTCTGA
- a CDS encoding ABC transporter ATP-binding protein: MPRLPMAPDAMTTSPLLQVANLAFTYIGQPGPTLHDVHLTLQAGELVVLAGATGSGKSTLLNCLTGIAPDHTGGRLSGQVLYRGQDITAWSMRMRSQVMGILLQNVETQLFTDQVWEELVFGLENWNLPPGEIQALAQTALADFDLVAQRHWPIARLSAGQKQRLLLACLLTRQPDLLLLDEPFAFLDTAGVKQLLRLLRRRVQRGQTVVLIEHRLELLQGICDRAYRVEAGTVCPMAVSELAAATVSLPPLTSRPRQVARGPTTPPVLQTHGLSWGGYPAFPDLKVFPGDIVLLQGDNGCGKTTLLKLLSGLLKPSSGRIWLQGREVTGQRVVQRSQTVGFVLQNPNHQLFADSVAAELHQPGVAPAQAQALLQQLNLTPCRDQHPRALSQGQKRQLALGAVLARQPQVCLLDEIMVGQDATSLALMLETLKTFTDQGGALIFTSHDGAIATALAPEIIAIG; encoded by the coding sequence ATGCCTCGACTGCCTATGGCGCCTGATGCGATGACGACCTCACCGCTGCTCCAGGTGGCGAATCTTGCCTTCACCTACATCGGCCAGCCTGGGCCAACGCTACACGACGTGCATCTGACCCTCCAGGCTGGAGAGTTGGTGGTGCTGGCGGGGGCCACGGGCAGTGGCAAGAGCACCTTGCTGAATTGCCTCACCGGCATCGCCCCGGACCATACGGGGGGTCGCCTGTCCGGACAGGTGCTCTACCGGGGCCAAGATATTACCGCCTGGTCGATGCGGATGCGATCGCAAGTCATGGGCATTTTGCTGCAGAACGTCGAGACCCAGCTATTTACGGACCAGGTGTGGGAAGAGCTGGTCTTCGGCCTGGAAAACTGGAACCTGCCGCCGGGGGAGATCCAGGCCCTGGCCCAGACGGCCCTGGCCGACTTCGATCTGGTGGCTCAGCGACACTGGCCCATTGCCCGTCTGTCGGCGGGGCAAAAGCAGCGATTACTCCTGGCCTGTCTGCTCACCCGCCAGCCTGACCTGCTGCTGCTGGACGAACCCTTCGCCTTTCTGGATACCGCCGGGGTGAAGCAATTGCTGCGGCTGTTGCGGCGCCGAGTGCAGCGGGGGCAAACCGTCGTGCTGATCGAGCATCGGCTGGAGCTGTTGCAAGGGATATGCGATCGCGCCTATCGAGTCGAGGCCGGCACGGTTTGCCCCATGGCGGTCTCGGAGTTGGCCGCGGCGACGGTCTCGCTGCCTCCCCTGACTTCACGGCCCCGGCAAGTAGCTCGGGGACCTACGACTCCCCCTGTCCTGCAAACCCATGGCCTTAGCTGGGGCGGCTATCCGGCTTTCCCAGACCTCAAGGTTTTCCCCGGCGACATCGTGCTGCTGCAGGGGGATAATGGCTGCGGCAAAACCACCCTGCTGAAACTTCTGAGTGGCTTGCTCAAACCCAGCAGCGGCCGCATCTGGCTCCAGGGCCGAGAGGTCACCGGCCAGCGGGTGGTGCAAAGGTCTCAGACCGTGGGCTTCGTGCTGCAAAATCCCAATCACCAGCTGTTTGCCGACAGTGTCGCCGCCGAGTTGCATCAACCCGGGGTCGCCCCCGCCCAGGCCCAGGCCTTGCTGCAGCAGTTGAATTTGACCCCCTGCCGAGATCAGCATCCCCGGGCCTTGTCCCAGGGGCAGAAGCGCCAGTTAGCGTTGGGAGCGGTCCTGGCCCGGCAACCCCAGGTCTGTCTGCTGGATGAAATCATGGTGGGCCAGGATGCCACCTCGCTGGCGTTGATGCTGGAGACGCTGAAAACCTTTACCGACCAGGGGGGTGCCCTGATTTTTACCTCCCACGATGGGGCCATAGCCACGGCCCTGGCCCCTGAGATCATTGCCATTGGCTGA
- a CDS encoding murein hydrolase activator EnvC family protein, producing the protein MQLAWRRLRRWYVTGLVLALMALALWGWLASPGWSQAATDQRLVAQSVEELQQQQQDLEKKRSRLQQQQDQLESLQDQAETKLDGLEQTIAATANQIAETEYRLEQAEKRLTTLQAELEQAKADYQVVQRATVARLQVLQRQQGGEGWAVLLQSQNFNEFLDRRYQLKRVYDADRQALQTLKAKAEDLKAQATVVEAQKNQVALLRQQLLSQKEQYEAEANQQEQLIGRLRQDRAALEAAEAQLAKDSEQLAVLIRQRLQTSTVVRGTGRMIHPAAARITSRFGTRVHPILGYRRFHSGIDFGASYGTTIQAADAGRVIFSGWYGGYGQAVIIDHGGGITTLYAHASRLYVREGQGVQQGQAIAAVGSTGLSTGPHLHFEVRQNGNPVNPMAYL; encoded by the coding sequence ATGCAGCTAGCCTGGAGGCGGTTACGGCGATGGTATGTGACGGGTTTGGTGCTGGCGCTGATGGCATTGGCCCTCTGGGGCTGGTTGGCCTCTCCGGGATGGTCCCAAGCTGCGACTGATCAGAGACTGGTGGCTCAGTCAGTGGAGGAACTGCAGCAGCAACAGCAGGACCTGGAGAAGAAACGCTCGCGACTGCAACAGCAGCAAGATCAGCTGGAATCCCTACAAGATCAGGCCGAAACTAAGTTAGATGGCCTAGAGCAAACCATTGCGGCGACGGCTAACCAAATTGCCGAGACGGAGTATCGCCTGGAGCAGGCAGAAAAACGGTTGACGACGCTGCAAGCCGAGTTAGAGCAGGCGAAAGCAGATTACCAGGTGGTGCAGCGGGCGACGGTGGCCCGCTTGCAAGTGTTGCAGCGGCAACAGGGGGGAGAAGGTTGGGCGGTGCTGCTGCAAAGCCAGAATTTCAATGAGTTTCTCGATCGCCGCTATCAATTGAAGCGAGTCTATGATGCTGACCGTCAGGCCCTGCAAACCCTGAAGGCCAAAGCCGAAGACCTCAAGGCCCAAGCAACGGTGGTCGAGGCGCAAAAAAATCAGGTGGCCCTGTTGCGGCAGCAGCTGCTCTCCCAGAAGGAGCAGTATGAGGCAGAGGCCAACCAGCAGGAGCAGTTAATCGGGCGATTGCGCCAAGACCGAGCGGCACTGGAAGCGGCAGAAGCACAACTGGCTAAAGATTCGGAGCAGCTGGCGGTGCTGATCCGGCAACGGCTGCAGACATCAACGGTGGTGCGGGGCACTGGCCGCATGATTCACCCGGCGGCGGCTCGCATCACCAGTCGCTTCGGTACCCGGGTGCATCCGATTCTGGGCTATCGCCGCTTCCACTCCGGGATCGATTTCGGCGCCAGTTACGGCACCACCATTCAAGCCGCCGATGCTGGCCGGGTGATCTTTTCGGGCTGGTATGGTGGCTACGGCCAGGCGGTGATCATCGACCATGGTGGCGGCATCACGACCCTCTATGCCCATGCCAGCCGCCTCTATGTGCGCGAGGGACAGGGGGTGCAGCAGGGGCAGGCCATTGCAGCGGTAGGGTCTACGGGCCTGTCGACCGGCCCCCACCTGCATTTTGAGGTACGCCAGAATGGAAATCCGGTGAATCCCATGGCATATCTCTAG
- a CDS encoding LysE family translocator yields MHTLFLQGLILGLSIAAPVGPIGILCIRRTLTQGQWVGLLSGLGAATADGIYGGIAAFGLTAVSQFLVDQATWLTAVGGVFLIYLGIKTGLSRPAEAVVNPSVHGWLGAYGSTLFLTLTNPATIVSFVAIFAGLGLAAQANAYGAAMVLVLGVFLGSALWWLLLSWSVNLFRAVMPPARLRWLNRGAGLVLIAFGVIALSLRG; encoded by the coding sequence ATGCACACACTATTTCTGCAAGGTCTGATTTTAGGACTATCGATTGCGGCGCCAGTGGGTCCCATCGGTATTCTCTGCATTCGTCGTACCCTAACCCAAGGGCAGTGGGTGGGCCTGTTGTCGGGGCTCGGGGCCGCCACTGCCGATGGCATCTATGGAGGCATTGCCGCCTTTGGCCTGACAGCAGTGTCGCAGTTTCTAGTGGATCAGGCGACCTGGCTGACGGCAGTCGGGGGGGTGTTTTTGATCTATCTGGGGATCAAGACCGGCCTCAGTCGCCCAGCCGAAGCCGTGGTCAATCCCAGTGTCCATGGCTGGTTGGGGGCCTATGGCTCCACCCTGTTTCTCACCCTGACGAATCCAGCTACCATTGTGTCGTTTGTGGCTATCTTTGCTGGGCTGGGACTGGCGGCCCAAGCCAATGCCTATGGTGCAGCCATGGTGCTGGTGCTAGGGGTATTTCTGGGCTCGGCCCTATGGTGGTTATTGCTGAGCTGGAGTGTTAATCTTTTTCGAGCAGTGATGCCCCCTGCCCGGTTGCGCTGGTTAAATAGGGGCGCTGGCCTGGTGTTGATAGCCTTTGGTGTCATAGCCCTGAGTCTTCGGGGATGA
- a CDS encoding AbrB/MazE/SpoVT family DNA-binding domain-containing protein → MEVQIQRWGNTVGVQIPQQIAESFGIDEHSIVELTESEGALVIRKRVSVSTLEELLNSIPEDFQYPDDVADFVESSSVGQ, encoded by the coding sequence ATGGAAGTTCAGATTCAACGATGGGGAAACACGGTTGGAGTCCAAATTCCGCAGCAAATTGCGGAAAGCTTTGGGATTGATGAACACTCCATTGTAGAGCTCACAGAATCTGAAGGTGCTCTGGTGATCCGCAAAAGGGTCTCTGTCTCGACTCTGGAGGAGTTGCTGAACAGTATTCCTGAAGACTTTCAGTATCCAGATGATGTTGCCGACTTTGTAGAAAGCTCATCTGTGGGTCAATAA
- a CDS encoding TldD/PmbA family protein, with protein MAWEPVFYRLVEALVSQLQPQEHIRLNLVAETSQFTRFNRARVRQSGQVVDGRLTLTLMAGQRTLSQTLPFTGELALDQAMAMATLEELRQELPDLPPDPYQVLPTGGDSSRDRQPGQLLCCEAVVPTVLQPLAGLDAVGFYAGGRLIRAYADSAGQRHWFERNTFTLDYSLFTADGKAIKRMYAGQHWDADEYQQQVTAAREHLAQLAHPAKVMAPGTYRTYLEPAAVADLVTMVGRSGVGAGALRRGSSPLGLLQRGERRLSGQIHLREDFSQGQVPRFNQDGDLAAMTLPVIQAGRLINELVSARSAREYGLASTAAAASEAMRSQVLAGGTLPRENALAALDTGLYVSNLHYLNWSDRPQGYLTGMTRYACFWVANGQIVAPIENLRFDESLYHFWGDNLVNLTQESEWIAQVSTYDHRRLGGTWAPGMLVDAFTYTL; from the coding sequence ATGGCGTGGGAACCGGTTTTTTATCGCCTGGTCGAGGCCCTGGTGTCACAGCTGCAGCCCCAAGAGCACATCCGGCTCAATCTAGTGGCTGAAACCAGCCAATTCACTCGCTTTAACCGGGCCAGGGTGCGCCAGAGTGGCCAGGTGGTGGATGGCCGGTTGACCCTGACCCTGATGGCTGGCCAGCGCACCCTGAGTCAGACACTGCCCTTTACAGGAGAGCTGGCCCTGGATCAGGCCATGGCCATGGCGACCCTAGAGGAGCTGCGCCAGGAGCTCCCCGATTTACCGCCGGATCCCTACCAGGTGTTGCCAACGGGAGGAGACTCTAGCCGGGATCGGCAACCGGGGCAATTGCTCTGCTGCGAAGCGGTGGTGCCGACGGTGTTGCAACCTCTGGCCGGGCTGGATGCCGTCGGCTTCTACGCTGGAGGCCGGTTGATTCGGGCCTATGCCGATTCTGCCGGTCAGCGCCATTGGTTTGAGCGGAATACCTTCACCCTGGACTATTCCCTGTTTACAGCCGATGGCAAGGCCATCAAGCGAATGTACGCCGGCCAGCACTGGGACGCCGATGAGTACCAGCAGCAGGTGACCGCAGCCAGGGAGCACCTCGCTCAGCTGGCCCATCCGGCTAAGGTCATGGCTCCGGGGACCTATCGCACCTACCTGGAACCGGCGGCAGTGGCGGATCTGGTCACGATGGTGGGCCGCAGCGGAGTCGGGGCTGGGGCCCTGCGCCGGGGCAGCAGTCCCCTGGGGCTGCTACAGCGGGGGGAGCGACGGCTGTCTGGGCAGATTCACCTGCGGGAGGACTTCAGCCAGGGCCAGGTGCCCCGCTTCAATCAGGATGGTGACCTGGCTGCCATGACGCTGCCGGTAATTCAAGCGGGACGACTGATCAATGAGCTGGTCAGTGCTCGCTCGGCCCGAGAATATGGCCTGGCCTCGACGGCGGCGGCGGCATCCGAGGCGATGCGATCGCAAGTCTTAGCCGGGGGCACCCTACCCAGGGAAAACGCGCTGGCAGCCCTGGACACGGGCCTATATGTCTCCAACCTGCATTACCTGAACTGGAGCGATCGGCCCCAGGGATACCTCACCGGCATGACCCGCTATGCCTGTTTCTGGGTAGCAAACGGCCAGATCGTGGCCCCGATCGAGAACCTGCGCTTCGATGAGAGTCTCTATCACTTTTGGGGCGATAATTTGGTAAACCTGACCCAGGAGTCGGAGTGGATTGCCCAGGTCAGCACCTACGATCATCGCCGCCTGGGCGGCACCTGGGCGCCTGGTATGTTAGTGGATGCATTCACCTACACCCTATGA
- a CDS encoding GUN4 domain-containing protein: MAEQQFDVFLAHSSKDKRLIRQIYRQLKARGIRPWLDEEEIAPGTRFADEIQQAIGQIKSAAVCIGQSGLGRWQVLELEAFIRRCVERDIRVIPVLLPGVDRIPDNLIFLGGFHAVPFSTDINDERALSQLVWGITGQKPTREPNNSHSEAAPVLEPDDLSSEKGIDYTHLRDLLAAGDWKAADQETADRMLDAMGKSSWGNVPSKDLLNFPCADLKTIDRLWVKYSQGQFGFSVQKDIYVECGAKLDGEYPGDAIWGTFCDRIGWRRGGQYISYSDGIFDTSAPQTV, encoded by the coding sequence ATGGCGGAGCAGCAATTTGATGTTTTCCTCGCCCATAGCAGCAAGGATAAGCGGCTCATTCGGCAAATCTACCGGCAGCTCAAAGCACGAGGCATTCGACCCTGGCTTGATGAAGAGGAGATTGCTCCCGGCACTAGGTTCGCAGACGAGATTCAACAGGCTATTGGTCAGATCAAATCCGCAGCTGTTTGTATTGGTCAGAGTGGATTAGGCCGCTGGCAGGTCTTAGAACTGGAGGCATTCATCAGACGCTGCGTCGAGCGAGATATCCGAGTGATTCCAGTGTTATTGCCTGGGGTTGACCGTATTCCAGATAATCTAATCTTCCTTGGCGGGTTTCATGCTGTGCCGTTTTCAACGGATATCAACGATGAGAGAGCCCTGTCTCAACTGGTGTGGGGTATCACTGGACAAAAGCCGACCCGAGAGCCTAACAATTCTCACTCTGAGGCCGCTCCTGTTTTAGAACCAGATGATCTCAGCTCCGAAAAAGGCATTGACTATACTCACCTGCGGGACCTGCTGGCAGCAGGGGACTGGAAAGCGGCGGATCAGGAAACGGCGGATCGCATGCTTGACGCCATGGGTAAGAGCAGTTGGGGCAATGTTCCCAGCAAGGATCTACTGAACTTTCCCTGCGCTGACTTAAAGACAATCGATCGGCTCTGGGTGAAATACAGCCAGGGACAATTTGGTTTTAGCGTGCAGAAGGATATCTACGTGGAGTGCGGGGCAAAACTCGACGGCGAATACCCAGGTGATGCGATTTGGGGCACGTTCTGCGATCGCATCGGCTGGCGAAGAGGAGGCCAGTACATCTCCTACTCTGATGGGATATTTGACACCTCCGCACCACAAACTGTATAG
- a CDS encoding cupin domain-containing protein, with protein sequence MSQAVAGNQPLAGSDGGGLGSCRIPPGKESFIYHAHSNEEEWIYILSGHGIAEIGDAEQEVGPGDFMGFSLPQLAHHLRNPGDQDLVYLVGGEQVNIDVGTFPRHGKRAIREGSRAYLVDESALSDFWQS encoded by the coding sequence GTGTCCCAAGCGGTTGCTGGAAACCAGCCCCTGGCCGGTAGTGATGGTGGAGGCTTAGGCAGCTGCCGTATTCCCCCGGGCAAGGAATCCTTTATCTACCATGCCCACAGCAACGAAGAAGAGTGGATTTACATTCTCTCTGGGCACGGCATCGCCGAGATCGGTGACGCCGAGCAGGAAGTGGGGCCTGGCGACTTCATGGGCTTTAGCCTACCTCAGCTGGCCCACCACCTGCGCAACCCCGGCGACCAAGACCTGGTGTATTTAGTGGGCGGTGAGCAAGTCAATATCGATGTCGGTACCTTTCCCCGCCATGGCAAACGGGCCATCCGTGAGGGCAGCAGGGCTTATCTGGTGGATGAATCAGCCCTAAGCGACTTTTGGCAAAGCTAA
- a CDS encoding Lrp/AsnC family transcriptional regulator: MQISLDTLDVKILNYLLQQGRITWAELAAQIGISAPAAADRVRKLEDRGVIQGYTACLDAERVGHSLTAFIAVTLERPEHRATFLERVHASAAIQECHHVTGDDDYLLKVRCRHTRHLEHLISDSLKSLPGILRTRTTIVLSTVKETAALPVSTSSS, translated from the coding sequence ATGCAGATATCCTTAGATACCTTGGATGTGAAAATCCTAAATTATCTGCTGCAGCAGGGCCGCATCACCTGGGCGGAATTGGCAGCGCAGATCGGCATATCGGCTCCGGCCGCAGCAGACCGGGTGCGCAAACTAGAAGACCGAGGAGTAATTCAGGGCTACACAGCATGCCTGGATGCCGAACGGGTGGGCCATAGCCTGACCGCCTTTATCGCCGTTACCCTAGAGCGCCCCGAGCATCGGGCTACCTTCTTAGAGCGTGTCCATGCCTCGGCTGCCATCCAGGAGTGCCACCACGTCACTGGTGATGACGACTACCTGCTGAAGGTACGCTGTCGCCATACCCGTCATTTGGAGCACCTGATCAGCGACTCCCTCAAGAGCCTCCCCGGCATCCTCCGCACCCGCACCACCATTGTCCTGTCCACTGTGAAGGAAACCGCCGCCTTGCCGGTATCGACATCTTCGTCTTAG